A genome region from Panicum virgatum strain AP13 chromosome 4K, P.virgatum_v5, whole genome shotgun sequence includes the following:
- the LOC120703536 gene encoding cytochrome c biogenesis CcmF C-terminal-like mitochondrial protein, which produces MRQKLVPRTVRRPSPTPAIMVRLRSTNTNKIQFTQRLPLGPELHMGKEHYCLRGLDHLHGPTSHSICGNFLIYKPSPTSKRFMFEHDESLRADLLPINFPASYENGKLEDFLHRWMKNHEHKNFWFSMFPERRYIFSIRETRSTTEVAIHTNPFTDLYAPIGTGSSRTGGWYTTIMKLPFIFSIRIGFLLASSGGSRSLLRQLQKDKLHWNRESFVHNCIKGDYVWDRSGFGSSTRTVNAGLIPASLYVTSWGG; this is translated from the coding sequence atgaggcagaaactcGTCCCACGTACGGTTCGGAGGCCGAGCCCCACCCCTGCAATAATGGTGCGGCTTAGGTCAACTAATACGAATAAGATACAGTTCACTCAACGATTGCCTTTGGGTCCCGAACTCCATATGGGGAAGGAACATTATTGTTTGCGAGGTCTCGATCATTTACATGGACCCACTTCTCATTCCATTTGTGGGAATTTTTTGATTTATAAACCGTCCCCAACGAGCAAAAGGTTCATGTTTGAACATGATGAATCACTTCGTGCCGACCTGTTGCCCATAAACTTTCCTGCCTCATATGAGAATGGAAAACTGGAAGATTTTCTGCATCGGTGGATGAAGAATCACGAACATAAGAATTTCTGGTTTAGCATGTTCCCAGAAAGAAGATACATTTTTTCCATTCGAGAAACGAGGAGTACGACTGAAGTGGCTATACATACAAATCCATTTACGGATCTATATGCTCCGATTGGAACTGGAAGTTCCAGAACTGGCGGCTGGTATACCACCATAATGAAATTGCCTTTTATTTTTAGTATTCGGATAGGATTTCTGTTGGCTTCATCGGGAGGCTCGCGTAGTTTGTTACGTCAACTCCAAAAGGATAAGTTGCATTGGAATCGAGAAAGTTTCGTTCATAATTGCATTAAAGGAGACTATGTTTGGGACCGGTCTGGGTTCGGCTCATCAACTCGAACGGTCAATGCTGGCCTGATACCAGCATCGTTATACGTCACAAGTTGGGGTGGTTGA
- the LOC120703539 gene encoding NADH-ubiquinone oxidoreductase chain 3-like, with protein MSEFAPIFIYLVISPLVSLIPLGVPFPFASNSSTYPEKFSAYECGFDPSGDARSRFDIRFYPVPILFIIPDPKVTFSFPWAVPPNKIDLFGSWSMMAFLLILTIGSLYEWKRGASDRE; from the coding sequence ATGTCGGAATTTGCACCTATTTTTATCTATTTAGTGATCAGTCCGCTAGTTTCTTTGATTCCACTCGGTGTTCCTTTTCCATTTGCTTCCAATAGTTCGACCTATCCAGAAAAATTCTCGGCCTACGAATGTGGTTTCGATCCCTCCGGTGATGCCAGAAGTCGTTTCGATATACGATTTTATCCGGTTCCTATTTTATTTATTATCCCTGATCCGAAAgtcaccttttcttttccttgggCAGTACCTCCTAACAAGATTGATCTGTTTGGATCTTGGTCCATGATGGCCTTTTTATTGATTTTGACGATTGGATCTCTCTATGAATGGAAAAGGGGTGCTTCGGATCGGGAGTAA
- the LOC120703538 gene encoding ribosomal protein S12, mitochondrial, which produces MPTKNQLIRHGREEKRRTDRTRASDQCPQKQGVCLRVSTRTPKKPNSALRKIAKVRLSNRHDIFAHIPGEGHNSQEHSIVLVRGGRVKDSPGVKSHRIRGVKDLLGIPDRRKGRSKYGAERPKSK; this is translated from the coding sequence ATGCCTACAAAAAATCAATTGATTCGTCATGGTAGAGAAGAAAAACGGCGCACGGACCGTACTCGAGCTTCGGATCAATGTCCCCAGAAGCAAGGAGTATGCCTGCGTGTTTCGACGAGAACACCGAAAAAACCTAATTCAGCTCTACGTAAGATAGCAAAAGTACGGTTGAGCAATCGACATGATATATTTGCTCACATTCCAGGCGAAGGTCATAATTCGCAGGAACATTCTATAGTCTTAGTCAGAGGAGGTAGAGTGAAAGATTCGCCAGGTGTGAAATCCCATCGTATTCGAGGAGTCAAGGATTTGCTGGGAATTCCGGATCGTAGAAAGGGAAGATCTAAATATGGTGCAGAAAGACCAAAATCGAAATGA